In the genome of Longimicrobium sp., the window CTGGCCACGGAGGCGCCCGTCGTTCTGTGCCCGGCGATGAACGACCGCATGTTCGCCCACCCCGCCACGCAGCTCAACCTGGCCCGCCTGGGCGAGATCGGCTACCACATCGCCGGGCCGGCGGTCGGGCCGCTGGCGTGGGGCGAGGGCGAGGGCCCCGGGCGCATGCTGGAGCCGGAGGAGATCGTCGCCCACGCGGGGCGGGCGCTGGAGGGGGCCACGGGCCTCGCGGGGCGCCGCGTCGTCGTCACGGCCGGGGGCACGCGCGAGGCCATCGATCCCGTGCGCTACGTGGGCAACCGCTCGTCGGGGCGGATGGGATACGAGATCGCCGCGGCGGCGTGGCGGCGCGGCGCGGAGGTGGTGTTGGTCGCCGGCCCCTCGCACCTGCCCGTCCCTCCCGGCGTGCAGCTGCGGCGGATCGAGACGGCGGCGCAGATGCTGGACGCTGTCCGCGAGGAACTGCCCCGGGCCGACTCGCTGGTGATGGCCGCCGCTGTCGCGGACTTCCGCCCGGGCGATCCCGCGGCGAACAAGATCAAGAAGGAAGCGGGTGGCGTTCCCGAGATTCGCCTGGAGGCGACGGACGACGTCCTCCGCGCCACGCGCGATGCCCGCCCGGTGGGATGCGTCGTCGTGGGGTTCGCGCTGGAGACGGCGGACGCGGTGGAGAACGGGCGCCGCAAGCTGGAAGGGAAGGGGCTGGACCTGCTGGTGGTGAACGATGCGACGGAGCCCGGCGCGGGCTTTGAGGTCGACACCAACCGCGTGGTCCTCCTCGCGCCCGGGATGCCGGACGAGGCGCTTCCGCTGATGCCCAAGTCCGAGGTGGCGGACCGCATCCTCGACCGCGTGGAGCAGGTGCTGGCGGCGGGGCGCGGCGCGTGAACGACGCGCGCGATCTCCTGCGCTCCTGGTTCCAGCAGCGCCGCGAACTGGGCGACGACGAGCTGGTGCTGGACCAGCTGTCCGTCGCCGAGCTGCGCGAGATCGTCTCCGATCGGCCGGCGCGCGTGGCTCGCCCGGTGGATGCCGTGGAGCCCGCCCGACCGGCGCGGCCCAGGGAAGCCGCAGAGCCGCGTAGTCCCGTCGAAGTTGCGGAGCCCGTCCCCGCATCCGCAGCCTCCGTCGACGCGCCGGTGCCTGGCATCGTGGAGACGCACCGGCGCGCGGGCGCTCCCGTTCCCGGCACCACCGCGCATCCGCCGTCGCCGCTGGCTCCTGCCCGCTACGCGTCCGCGGAGGAGATCGCCGCGCTGCCGGTGCTGAACGCCGTGCGCGAGATCGCCCTCGGCTGTCCGCGGTGCGGGCTGGCGAAGACGCGGACGCACGTGGTGTTCGGCGAAGGCAGCGAGACCGCGGACGTGATGGTGGTCGGCGAGGCGCCGGGGCAGGAGGAGGACCGCAGCGGCCGGCCGTTCGTGGGGCGCGCGGGGCAGCTGCTGGATTTGCTGCTGCTTTCCTCCGGCTTTCAGCGGGCGGACGTGTACGTTTGCAACGTCCTCAAATGCCGCCCGCCGCAGAATCGCAATCCGCAGCCGGACGAGGTGGATGCCTGCTCGCCCTACCTGCTCAAGCAGGTGGAGCTGGTGAAGCCCCGGGTGATCCTGGCGTTCGGCGCCTTTGCCGCGCAGACGCTGCTGGGCACGGACATCACCATCGGCAAGCTGCGTGGCCGCACGCATGAGTACCGGGGGATTCCGCTCGTTCCCACCTATCACCCGGCCGCCTGCCTGCGGCACCCGGCGTGGGTCCGCTCCGTGTGGGAGGATCTCCAGCGGGCGCGCGACGTTCTCGAGGCGGCCTAGGCCGCGGACCCGACCAAGCAGTGATCCGCTGACGCGGAATCTTCTGATCGAATCGCTCTTTAGCAGTACCGGAGCCGCATGTCCATCGCATCTCCCTTCGTTCCCAAGGTGGCCGCGCCGCCGCCGCCTCCATCGGCGTTCGCGGACCGCTCTCCCCCGTATTCCGCCGAGGCCGAGCTGGCCGTGCTGGGCGGAATGCTGATCGACGCCGACGCGCTGACCAAGGCCATCGAGGTCGTCGACGACACGATGTTCTACCGCGAGGGGAACCGCCGCGCCTTCCGGGCGATGCAGCGGATCTTCGAGCGCGGAGACGTGATCGACGCGCTGACCCTGGCCGAGGATCTTCGCAACCACGGCGACCTGGAATCCGTGGGCGGCATGCAGTTCATCGCGTCCATCATGGACGCGGTGCCCACGGCCGCGAACATCGAGTACCACGCCAAGATCGTCCGCGAAAAGGCGCTGCTGCGCCGGCTAATCGAGGCGGCGACCACCATCATCCAGGACACGTACGACAACCCGGGAGAGGTAGACGAGCTTCTCGACAAGGCCGAGCACAAGATCTTCGAGGTCGCGCAGACGCACGACCGCAAGGGCTTCGTATGGATCAAGGAGATCCTGTGGCCCACCTTCGAGAAGATCGAGGCGCTGCAGAACAACAACTCCTCGGTCACCGGCGTCCCCACCGGCTTCGCCGACCTCGACGAGCTCACGGCCGGGTTCCAGCCCAGCGACCTGATCATCGTCGCGGCCCGTCCGTCGATGGGGAAGTGCCTGTCGTGGGATTCCGAGATCGTGCTCGCCGACGGCAGCGTCGCCACCATCCAGGAGATCCACGACCGCCGCGAGGCGCGCCTGCTGACGCTGAGGGAGGACTGGAAGCTGGGGATCACCGAGCCCAGCGCGTTCGTGGACGATGGCGAGAAGCCCGTGTTCCGCGTCACCACGCGCCTGGGGCG includes:
- the coaBC gene encoding bifunctional phosphopantothenoylcysteine decarboxylase/phosphopantothenate--cysteine ligase CoaBC, with translation MPGSRAPRRPFAGRRVVLGVTGGIAAYKAIAVARDLTLAGASVDVVLTEGAMEFVRPLSFEALTGRPAHASMYPAGDPLLHIRLARDADCIVVAPATANFLARAANGMADDLLTATLLATEAPVVLCPAMNDRMFAHPATQLNLARLGEIGYHIAGPAVGPLAWGEGEGPGRMLEPEEIVAHAGRALEGATGLAGRRVVVTAGGTREAIDPVRYVGNRSSGRMGYEIAAAAWRRGAEVVLVAGPSHLPVPPGVQLRRIETAAQMLDAVREELPRADSLVMAAAVADFRPGDPAANKIKKEAGGVPEIRLEATDDVLRATRDARPVGCVVVGFALETADAVENGRRKLEGKGLDLLVVNDATEPGAGFEVDTNRVVLLAPGMPDEALPLMPKSEVADRILDRVEQVLAAGRGA
- a CDS encoding uracil-DNA glycosylase family protein, coding for MNDARDLLRSWFQQRRELGDDELVLDQLSVAELREIVSDRPARVARPVDAVEPARPARPREAAEPRSPVEVAEPVPASAASVDAPVPGIVETHRRAGAPVPGTTAHPPSPLAPARYASAEEIAALPVLNAVREIALGCPRCGLAKTRTHVVFGEGSETADVMVVGEAPGQEEDRSGRPFVGRAGQLLDLLLLSSGFQRADVYVCNVLKCRPPQNRNPQPDEVDACSPYLLKQVELVKPRVILAFGAFAAQTLLGTDITIGKLRGRTHEYRGIPLVPTYHPAACLRHPAWVRSVWEDLQRARDVLEAA